A single region of the Corticium candelabrum chromosome 15, ooCorCand1.1, whole genome shotgun sequence genome encodes:
- the LOC134190793 gene encoding uncharacterized protein LOC134190793 isoform X2, with amino-acid sequence MMEEAIRLRSHPYVKGDVSIMKHQYEETIAELQSEVEKMKEELRQSFLPHEVTMLINKIQEKGEEMRCLVCALASRMASEKVGEGHTTSAECHMSSQAAGTANQLTPMLVANSRCTEREMVAVADKVRSYWQKFVSVLSPFLFAVDEIRVIERETADLFIQSRRALDKWDNHFAAQANRRLIIQTLCDIGQTSQAVDVFGRDLVENVCPPK; translated from the exons atgatggaagaagccataagat TGAGATCTCATCCTTATGTAAAGGGAGATGTGTCTATCATGAAACATCAATATGAAGAGACA atTGCTGAACTGCAGAGTGAAGTGGAGAAGATGAAAGAAGAATTAAGACAATCATTTCTTCCCCATGAAGTCACAATGTTGATAAATAAGATCCAAGAGAAAGGGGAGGAAATGAGATGTCTCGTGTGTGCTCTTGCTAGCAGAATGGCAAGTGAGAAA GTTGGAGAAGGTCACACGACTTCAGCCGAGTGTCACATGTCGTCACAAGCGGCAG GAACGGCAAATCAACTGACCCCGATGTTGGTAGCAAACAGCAGATGTACGGAGCGAGAGATGGTGGCTGTAGCTGATAAAGTCCGTTCTTATTGGCAGAAATTTGTTTCCGTTCTCTCTCCATTCTTGTTTGCAGTGGATGAGATAAGAGTTATAGAACGTGAAACTGCAGACTTATTTATTCAAAGCAGAAGAGCATTGGACAAGTGGGACAATCACTTTGCTGCTCAAGCCAATCGTCGGTTAATAATACAGACATTGTGTGACATTGGACAAACCAGTCAAGCAGTAGATGTTTTTGGTCGTGACTTGGTGGAGAATGTCTGTCCACCCAAAtga
- the LOC134190793 gene encoding uncharacterized protein LOC134190793 isoform X1 → MMEEAIRLRSHPYVKGDVSIMKHQYEETIAELQSEVEKMKEELRQSFLPHEVTMLINKIQEKGEEMRCLVCALASRMASEKVGEGHTTSAECHMSSQAAAGTANQLTPMLVANSRCTEREMVAVADKVRSYWQKFVSVLSPFLFAVDEIRVIERETADLFIQSRRALDKWDNHFAAQANRRLIIQTLCDIGQTSQAVDVFGRDLVENVCPPK, encoded by the exons atgatggaagaagccataagat TGAGATCTCATCCTTATGTAAAGGGAGATGTGTCTATCATGAAACATCAATATGAAGAGACA atTGCTGAACTGCAGAGTGAAGTGGAGAAGATGAAAGAAGAATTAAGACAATCATTTCTTCCCCATGAAGTCACAATGTTGATAAATAAGATCCAAGAGAAAGGGGAGGAAATGAGATGTCTCGTGTGTGCTCTTGCTAGCAGAATGGCAAGTGAGAAA GTTGGAGAAGGTCACACGACTTCAGCCGAGTGTCACATGTCGTCACAAGCGGCAG CAGGAACGGCAAATCAACTGACCCCGATGTTGGTAGCAAACAGCAGATGTACGGAGCGAGAGATGGTGGCTGTAGCTGATAAAGTCCGTTCTTATTGGCAGAAATTTGTTTCCGTTCTCTCTCCATTCTTGTTTGCAGTGGATGAGATAAGAGTTATAGAACGTGAAACTGCAGACTTATTTATTCAAAGCAGAAGAGCATTGGACAAGTGGGACAATCACTTTGCTGCTCAAGCCAATCGTCGGTTAATAATACAGACATTGTGTGACATTGGACAAACCAGTCAAGCAGTAGATGTTTTTGGTCGTGACTTGGTGGAGAATGTCTGTCCACCCAAAtga
- the LOC134190793 gene encoding uncharacterized protein LOC134190793 isoform X3 has protein sequence MMEEAIRLRSHPYVKGDVSIMKHQYEETIAELQSEVEKMKEELRQSFLPHEVTMLINKIQEKGEEMRCLVCALASRMASEKVGEGHTTSAECHMSSQAAAGTANQLTPMLVANSRCTEREMVAVADKWMR, from the exons atgatggaagaagccataagat TGAGATCTCATCCTTATGTAAAGGGAGATGTGTCTATCATGAAACATCAATATGAAGAGACA atTGCTGAACTGCAGAGTGAAGTGGAGAAGATGAAAGAAGAATTAAGACAATCATTTCTTCCCCATGAAGTCACAATGTTGATAAATAAGATCCAAGAGAAAGGGGAGGAAATGAGATGTCTCGTGTGTGCTCTTGCTAGCAGAATGGCAAGTGAGAAA GTTGGAGAAGGTCACACGACTTCAGCCGAGTGTCACATGTCGTCACAAGCGGCAG CAGGAACGGCAAATCAACTGACCCCGATGTTGGTAGCAAACAGCAGATGTACGGAGCGAGAGATGGTGGCTGTAGCTGATAAA TGGATGAGATAA